In Saccharomyces eubayanus strain FM1318 chromosome XIV, whole genome shotgun sequence, the sequence TGTCCAGCATCcattaaaaattttggtGCGATTCTGGCATAACTTTTATGTCTCTATTAGTTTTGcgtttttttaatattagTGAAACAAGAGCAAAAAGATTCTCTTTGCACCCTACTATTCACATACCGAGTACTATCAAATCCCTTTCGTGTTCGACATGTGTGGATGCCCCCCAAACAAAAAGCTGCTGCGCGGAGCTGacttctttatcttttgTGAGAGAAAAGTACTGCAAGAGGGCATCTGGAATTTTGCTGTTCAGGTTAGTACAGTTTCCTCGGAAACACAAGCAAGTACTTTCAGGCTTGCAAGCATCATTGGAAGTTGTATACCTCTGATCATCGATATGTGATTTAAAGAAAGAGCATATAGAAACAGAAGGCTTTACAATTCTATTCTTACCTGAAATGTTAGACAGAACTGGTCACGCTGAGAAGCTTCAATCGTTAGTTCAGGTCATTAAACTCTTTTCTCGatgtatttatttaaaCGCGGCTGCACTTaatttgaaatcaaaagtTCATGCTGGCCTCAAGATTGCATACTTCAAACTATCTCCAGTCTGCCTTGATACCTCCATTTTTAACATTGGGCTGTTATATTAGtttgtgtgtgtgtatgtACTAGTGGTTCTGTTTACAGGTTGGTTGGTACGGTGTAATCCTTGAATTTCTTCTGACATATCGCTGGTCCTGTGGGTGATACGAATTTTCCATGGCTAGTCATGACGTGGAAGCACGTTCGCAGTGTGAAAACGCGCtcttccctttttttccttatgTGATTGCAGGAAAATGCAGTCTACACTCTCAAAGGTTGGAATAGCCACAACTATtgtatttgatttttttccacaGTGATCCCGGATATGAGAGAATTTAAAGCTTTCACAGCGTCCTTAGTATGCGTTTATTATTATAGAACACATACTTTTGTCACTGTACGGCATTTYACAAGTTGAAGTAGATTGATGATCACTACAAAAACCAGGATCGCCCGACTGGTCGTCTTGACTGTAATACCCGAAAGATGTATATTTGAACCTAAATTTAGCCTTCGAGTTTGAATGTATGGCTATTGCTTTCGGAAACCGCAAAAGTACCCCAAATGATCCGGATTATGTATATAGTGGCTGGAGTGTATGGTATATATCTTACCTTACGTTTCTATACGCTGCCCCACTGTTCGATCTTCCGGGCGCGAATCCAACACGCGTATACCTGTAAGTTATTATTGAGTTGTAACAGTTTACTTTGCACTATCATACCCATGGTTGCGTTTTATTCCCACAAAATACAAATCAATTTTCTAGCCTTAATTCAAGATGTTACTCAAATAACCTTCAGAAGTAAATCTGGAGGTATGGGAAATTGAACcgtattttcttgttatgTTGGAGCTACTATATTAAACTCGGTAGTAAGGTTTCTACCTAGCGGATTATGCTGAACAATTATGTCAGGCAACTAACTTATCTGTTTTCAAGgagagaagaagaggaataTAGATGATTATATGCCCAAAGGCGTGAGCATTGATGTATAAATAATGGCCAAGGATCATCAATAGTCATGTGTCTACCTTTACACTACGGAAAACTTCAGGGATatacaaacaaacaaaaaaaagggaaggCAGACCCGACTGTAACAAATATCACCTTGAACACCAAAACTCtcaaaaacttccaaaCTACTTTTCCTCTCTCAAGTTACCCAAAAAAAGGTGTTAAacaggtttttttttctcatgtCTAGTTACCGCAGTTCCCTTTTAACCTGTTTTCGTCAACAGTTTAATGGAGCACCGTCATTTGAGGAGCTGATTTATTGAAGGCAGATGGGCTTATGCGGGATTTCATGGAAGCCCGAGATTTTCTATTCACATTGGCGGAGAGAGGTCAAAGACACCAACTCCCACATTGCTCCATATAACCGCCGCAGCATCTAGTGAATtgtaatattatatcaGCACACTCTTGGACGGATGAGATTGTATATTTGTATTCTTTCATTCACCCCATACTACAGTATAATACGATATCAGATGCTCTTTACAATCCCACCTTCACTacatttcttttaaaattctttgttgctgttgatCGTTTCAGTACTTAACTCAAATGAAAGTAACTTGCATTCTTTGTCTCCTTTCATATTTTCCTCGATTGTAATCCTATATATCTAACCGACACGCATGGTCGCTCAATTCAAAACGAAATTTTATTGTTGGTAAAACATTTTTACATCTACTATCATCTTTTCTTAGTAGTGCTGTAACCTCACACTACTTTCTGTAATCATGACTAAAGCATTCTGCGTTGATACAGtgtaaaaattttttaggTTTTTCTTAATGTACACGCACAGGTTTAGAAGAGGTCGCATTAATTATATTGGACAATATATGGTGAAAAGGTTTTGCTCTTGTCTTCGTTTTTTGGTATTGAATTTAGCGGTTAGTGAGTACCTAGGTTATCGACTCACACTGCGGTTGGCTTTAAAATTATTGGTCTGTTTAAATCCCATTAAACGTATGTAATGGTGATTTAAGGTTCAAGTCAAGATGCAACAAATGATGACAAACGAGCCACTTTATCTCCACTTTGatgtatacatattttttattagcACTTGTTCACCACAATTCAGCAGCCAGTATTTATTTACTCTAACAATATCAATGGGCAAGAAGGACGCACGCAAAAGAGATTATCGAATAACGATCTATCTCTACCTATGATAAAGGTTGagaaagaacagaaaaacCAGAGAATATGAAGGTATCGGTTCAGGGAAGAATTCATCCTACTAAACTTTTACGATGTTTATTTCCACTGGTTTATCAACGACATGCCTTTATGATAAATAACACCCACATGATATAATATCGTGATAATGATGAGTGAGTTGTTACCCCTTGATTGCATAAAGTTTAGTAGTGAGGAAAAACCATCCCTGTTTAGcccaaaatttcaagccCCACGTTCCGCCAAgatattaaaaaagaacGTGCATGGGGCTTTTGCCTACATTATGCTAGTATTGACTACATTCCTTAAGTTTTTTGACAGTATCCACCATACTCCGAGTGCACCGAGTCTCGGCAtgattaattttttttgcggCGCCCACGTGGATTGCCAGCAAAGGAAGTGCAGAATCCAAAGAAAGCAGCACGTAGTAGTAGCCGcataaaaaatgttttaCTGACAGTaatatgatattataaTTGGATTCCGCAATCttcatatttatttttaacgCCGAATTCATTTCCACATTCATACATGAACCTTGAAAGGCCCCCACTTGGAATGTATTGATTGCATAGACATTGGTCGAATGGTGTATTTTGTGGCATGTTTTTTTAGCTTTAGTCAAGTACGTCCTTAAATTCAGCTAACTTAATTTCTTATGGCGTGGgcatcttttgaaagaaaatacaattgaataaataaaaaaaatgatgagTATATAAAGCCAATAGATGTTCATCGAAGTAGTACTTGTCTTCTCTTATGATTAGGTAACCAACTCCAATCAGTTATCTATAGTTGAAATATAAAAGTGACACGAAATGGAAGATAAAGATGTCTCTTCGATACACGAGAAAGAAGTGGACGAGAACAATAATCCTAGATTTATAGAATATGATGCCGAAGGTCGTGCTACTCGTAGTGAAACTActaagaaagaaaaatggaaaaatataGTTACGATTATTGCATCTGGTTTCGCTTTAATTAGTGATGGTTATGTGAATGGTTCAATGAGTATGTTAAATAAACTCTTCGTTATGGAATAcggaaagaaaaactatAGTTCAAGAGTTTCGACAAGAGTTTCCAACGCATCTCTGGTCggtattatttttggtcAATTTTTTATGGGTATTGCTGCAGATTATTATAGTAGGAAATCATGTATCCTTGTTGCTACGACTATATTAGTTCTTGGTAGTGCTCTGTGTGCCGCTTCACATGGTACTACTGTACCTGGTATGTTTTGGATGTTAACAGTTATGAGAGGTTTGGTAGGTATCGGTGTTGGTGCAGAATATCCGACAAGTACATTAAGTGCCAATGAGTCTGCTAATGAATATACTACAACCAATAGAGGTGGTATCCTGGTTATGGTAACAAATCTGCCACTAGCCTTTGGTGGCCCATTTGCTTcgattatttttttaattgtCTACAAAATCTGTTCAGGAACGAAACATTTAGAGGCGATTTGGAGAACTGTTTTTGCTCTCGGTTGCTTCTGGCCTTTAACAGTGTTTTATTTTAGATGGAAGACTGCTACTACAGAAGTTTATGAAAAAGGTAGAATCAAAAGGAACATACCGTATGTTTTAGctttaaaattttattGGAAAAGGTTACTTGGTACATGTGGCACCTGGTTTATGTACGATTTTGTCACCTTTCCAAATGGTATTTTCAGTTCAACAATTATCAGTTCTGTTATTAAAGATCAAAATGATTTGGTAAAAGTTGCTGAGTGGAACTTGCTACTAGGGGTTCTAGCTGTATTAGGTGTTCCAATTGGTGCTTATTTGTCAGATCGTATTGGTCGTAAATATACATTAATTATTGGTTTCTCTGGATACATCATCTTTGGCCTAATCATAGGTTGTGCGTACGACCAATTATCAAAAATCACCCCACtattcatcatcttctatGCGCTCATGAATATGTTAGGTAATGCCGGACCAGGCGATATGCTTGGTGTTATTAGCAGCGAATCATCAGCAACCGCTGTTAGAGGTGTTTTCTATGGTATATCTGCGGTAACTGGTAAAATCGGTTCTGTAGTGGGTGTTGAATGTTTCCAACCAATCAGAGACAATTTGGGTGCAAGATGGACATTTATTATTGCCGCAATTTGTGGTCTTGTTGGTGTTCTTATtacaattttctttgttccaCATTCGCTCGAAAATGATTTAATGAAACAAGACGTTGAATTTCATAACTACCTAGTATCCAATGGCTGGACTGGTAAGATGGGATTTGATGAGATAGACGAGGAGTCTGTTGTTAAGAGTTTTRAAGATGAAGGTAATAGTACTGATTGTAATGAGAAAGCTACCGAGATAATCTCAGTCAAACAGGTTAATCAAGGTTAAGTTTTATAGATAACCTCAACACGTGTTTGTCTGAAGTATGAGTTTTAATAAACCATCTGCTTATGCAACATATTTGAAAGGTATGCTTACTATTGAGGTGTACTTATGATCTcttaaatgaagaaaaaaaaaaacatatgGTACTCCATGCTTCTTTCTCGTTCTGAGCATTTAATATTTATAGGAATTAACCCATGAGttgattttgattcttAAATTTTCGTATCATATTGcttaactttttttgctcTCTAAACGATGCTGAAGCACATGATCGTATCTGGAAGTAAACATGGCCGTATTAATAATTGTTTTTGCTGTTCTATTATATATACGAAATATGGAATAACAATACTGAATTCCCAGAATTACCATTATATATAGAAGTAGTTACTAAGTCTAACACATTAATCTCTTTCTATGACACATGTATGACACAGAGAACTCAATAGTAAGTACTACGGATTGGGAATGTTGAGATTAATCGTACTGACATTCAACATACCACCTCCCTCTCTATGTAACATACTATATTACCTTAACTATCCTTGATATATTATAACACAATATATCATCAATATTTGCCACCTCAATAACCTTGTCTTACACTATAATACCAACCCCCTCATTACCCTGACAACTTTTAAGTTCTTTGATATTCCACCGCTCATCCCAatataataccatataccacCACATTGCCCTATATATCCTAGCCAATCCTCAATACCAACCCTCTCAAATGTTATCAATATTTCCTACCTCAAGAATTATACTATTACATTTATTATgtttttcataaaatatCATACATTAATCAGTTCCCGTCACTTCTCTCGGGCACTAGAATGTCTCCTATATGACTACCGCTTACTTAGCCGCCCAGTTAACACAACTTCCAAATACGGCTAACGCTCTTTCTCGGGTAGCGCGATCCGAGAAGATCATGTGACAATGTCGACTAGTCATCACCCGCCCGAAAAGgtcttggaaaacttgTCGGCAGAAGACATCATCGGGCgcgtgaaaaaaaaatttctaattCAGGAACATGGGCCGGGTACGcttggcttttttttgaagaccCTATCTAAGGTACATCGTGTTTTATGTAAGTTCCGCAGGAACGCCTCCCCTTTGTGCCTGATGTGCCGGATCCGCCCAGAGGCGCTTCGAGTGGAACTCCATTCTGACCCTACTTACTGATGACTTACTTTTTCTAAATATTAGCTGAGCCATCAACCGCCCATAGTATGCACTaagatttgatttctccaaagtatataaaacagTCTACCAGGCCTTGcaagttcaaaaataaacctCCAGAACCACCCCCATCACCAATATGGAAGACACCAAACTCGAAGATGGAAAAAGCGTAGGCTCATATCATCTAGATGTGTTGAGTCCCAGAAAATCGTATTACTAAAGCACatctttagaaatttctttacttgGTTCTGATATATGATTTACAAGTCCCTCGCGTTTCATATCCGGCTGATATTGTGGTTACCGCTCGGTGCTTAGTGAAAATTATCCAGTGTTGACTTTTACCCTTTTATAGATCCATGTTTATGCTTTTAGggttatttttttactcCCATTATTCTAATGATAAGTCGTGAAcgtactttttcaaaacaatatACTCGGTTTTGCAAAGAAATGATTGAAAGTGCTCCAGGTACTGACACCGAAGACTGGGAGTTTATTGT encodes:
- the GIT1 gene encoding Git1p gives rise to the protein MEDKDVSSIHEKEVDENNNPRFIEYDAEGRATRSETTKKEKWKNIVTIIASGFALISDGYVNGSMSMLNKLFVMEYGKKNYSSRVSTRVSNASLVGIIFGQFFMGIAADYYSRKSCILVATTILVLGSALCAASHGTTVPGMFWMLTVMRGLVGIGVGAEYPTSTLSANESANEYTTTNRGGILVMVTNLPLAFGGPFASIIFLIVYKICSGTKHLEAIWRTVFALGCFWPLTVFYFRWKTATTEVYEKGRIKRNIPYVLALKFYWKRLLGTCGTWFMYDFVTFPNGIFSSTIISSVIKDQNDLVKVAEWNLLLGVLAVLGVPIGAYLSDRIGRKYTLIIGFSGYIIFGLIIGCAYDQLSKITPLFIIFYALMNMLGNAGPGDMLGVISSESSATAVRGVFYGISAVTGKIGSVVGVECFQPIRDNLGARWTFIIAAICGLVGVLITIFFVPHSLENDLMKQDVEFHNYLVSNGWTGKMGFDEIDEESVVKSFXDEGNSTDCNEKATEIISVKQVNQG